One Robbsia sp. KACC 23696 DNA segment encodes these proteins:
- a CDS encoding capsular polysaccharide synthesis protein, with amino-acid sequence MSTAQPPQPPSARVAGATTVNTPASAASAQTVPLLLWSSERDNAPPRAPRPIPPLFWTYWDDAALPLVVRACLTSWRDHHPEARITVLRPDALPADMASPPPGFARWTPQVQSDWVRLAVLARFGGVWMDASTVLHAPLHFIDVLAARHQPDLIGYYNRERTQDAAFPMLENWFLAAPRESAFIRHWFATFDRILQAEGQADVAALVSDDLPLNALLQGFSYAADYFACHAAAQYALRQAVGHADVDVAADANTHADHRADYRLALMPAELDAFLEAHSRGWAPERVSAWLCETTEGRQPVAARLTKLIGLLWRPLEARLQRGEVHPASIIGQLLR; translated from the coding sequence ATGTCGACGGCTCAGCCCCCTCAGCCGCCCTCGGCGCGCGTTGCCGGCGCGACGACCGTCAACACGCCGGCGTCCGCGGCCAGCGCGCAGACGGTGCCGCTGCTGCTCTGGTCGTCCGAGCGCGATAACGCCCCGCCGCGCGCGCCGCGACCGATTCCGCCGCTGTTCTGGACCTATTGGGACGACGCAGCATTGCCGCTCGTCGTGCGTGCTTGCTTGACCAGCTGGCGCGACCATCACCCCGAGGCACGAATCACCGTCCTGCGCCCGGATGCCTTGCCTGCCGACATGGCGTCACCGCCGCCGGGCTTTGCGCGATGGACGCCGCAAGTGCAGTCCGACTGGGTAAGGCTGGCGGTGCTGGCGCGCTTTGGCGGCGTCTGGATGGATGCGAGCACCGTGCTACACGCGCCCCTGCACTTCATCGACGTGCTGGCCGCACGGCATCAGCCTGATCTGATCGGTTATTACAATCGGGAGCGTACGCAGGATGCGGCGTTTCCGATGCTGGAAAACTGGTTTCTCGCCGCGCCTCGCGAGAGCGCTTTCATCCGGCACTGGTTCGCCACCTTCGATCGAATACTGCAGGCGGAAGGTCAGGCTGACGTGGCCGCGCTGGTATCGGACGACCTGCCGTTGAACGCGCTATTGCAAGGTTTCAGTTACGCGGCGGACTACTTCGCCTGCCATGCTGCAGCGCAATATGCGTTACGCCAGGCGGTGGGCCACGCCGATGTCGATGTCGCGGCCGACGCGAATACCCACGCCGACCATCGCGCCGATTATCGCCTGGCGCTGATGCCGGCGGAACTCGATGCTTTCCTGGAGGCGCATTCGCGAGGCTGGGCGCCGGAACGCGTCAGCGCCTGGCTTTGCGAGACGACGGAGGGACGTCAGCCCGTCGCCGCGCGCCTGACGAAGCTGATCGGGCTGTTATGGCGTCCGTTGGAGGCACGTTTGCAACGCGGCGAGGTGCATCCGGCCTCCATCATCGGTCAGTTGTTGCGATGA
- a CDS encoding DUF4123 domain-containing protein, whose amino-acid sequence MLDAINQRLFDLYSREPRAFCLYALVAGTSVQEVTGSVPAHDAGSVALFDRTVDTTIADAGPWLLKIDQVSAPNLALLQQLGETAIGMVWLISVRAFDDLLEDLTSRLDVALPDGSISLLRYYDPTCLLDLAKSLLPNQRAEFFAPAHEWLVYRDGALTVVHAVETPPTDHS is encoded by the coding sequence ATGCTAGACGCGATAAATCAGCGCCTGTTCGACCTGTATTCCCGCGAGCCTCGCGCGTTTTGCCTGTACGCGCTGGTGGCCGGTACCAGCGTGCAGGAAGTGACCGGCAGCGTGCCGGCACATGATGCGGGGAGCGTCGCCTTATTTGATCGCACGGTCGATACGACGATCGCCGATGCCGGTCCTTGGCTGCTGAAGATCGATCAGGTGTCGGCCCCCAATCTGGCGCTGTTGCAGCAACTGGGCGAGACGGCCATCGGCATGGTCTGGCTGATCAGCGTCCGCGCATTCGACGACTTGCTGGAAGACCTGACCTCGCGCCTCGACGTCGCGCTGCCGGACGGCTCCATTTCCCTTTTGCGATACTACGATCCCACCTGCTTGCTGGATCTGGCGAAGTCCTTGCTGCCGAACCAACGCGCGGAGTTCTTCGCGCCGGCGCATGAATGGCTGGTCTACCGCGATGGCGCACTGACCGTGGTGCATGCCGTGGAAACGCCGCCCACCGATCACAGCTGA
- the argE gene encoding acetylornithine deacetylase, with protein MSLSQHASLDHADTAMSAAVGTGEIADRAKQILRDLIAFPTVSRQPNLDLIEYIRSYLDDHGIVSRLVHHADGTRANLYATIGPSDRGGICLSGHADVVPVTGQPWTSDPFKMVERDGLLVGRGTADMKGYIACVLACVPFFKRTLKAIPLHIAVSYDEEIGCVGIRDLLAQLAEDDAKPIGCVIGEPTSMQVAMAHKGKHSYRCGVRGLAGHSSQPEKGVNAIEYAAELVAHLRGIGSGIRRDGPFDDAFSPPYSTIQTGTIRGGVAVNVVPDQCDFDFEIRYLPQDSADTHVAALKAYALKQVLAEMQATYDGADIAFTQMSAYPGLRNDDDAPARHLKTLCSHALGLADLADHTVAFGTEGGLYQEIGVPTLICGPGSIDQAHKADEFIAVSQLEACCLFLQRLASGLAQD; from the coding sequence ATGAGCCTCTCTCAGCACGCTTCCCTCGATCACGCCGACACGGCAATGTCGGCCGCGGTTGGCACCGGCGAGATCGCCGACCGCGCAAAGCAGATCCTGCGCGATCTGATCGCGTTTCCCACCGTCAGCCGACAGCCGAATCTCGATCTGATCGAGTACATCCGCTCCTATCTCGACGATCACGGCATCGTCAGTCGCCTCGTGCATCACGCCGACGGGACGCGTGCGAATCTGTACGCGACGATCGGCCCGAGCGACCGCGGCGGCATCTGCCTCTCCGGGCACGCCGATGTCGTCCCGGTGACGGGTCAGCCCTGGACCAGCGATCCTTTCAAGATGGTCGAACGCGATGGCTTGCTGGTGGGGCGTGGCACCGCCGACATGAAGGGTTATATCGCCTGCGTGCTGGCCTGCGTGCCCTTCTTCAAACGCACGCTGAAAGCGATCCCGCTGCATATCGCCGTCAGCTATGACGAGGAGATCGGCTGCGTCGGCATCCGCGATCTGCTCGCGCAATTGGCCGAGGACGACGCGAAACCGATCGGCTGCGTCATCGGCGAACCCACCAGCATGCAAGTGGCAATGGCGCATAAAGGCAAGCACAGCTATCGCTGCGGCGTGCGCGGACTCGCCGGCCATTCGTCCCAGCCCGAGAAGGGCGTCAACGCCATCGAATACGCGGCGGAGCTGGTCGCGCATCTGCGCGGCATCGGCAGCGGCATCCGGCGCGACGGTCCGTTCGACGACGCCTTCTCGCCGCCCTATTCGACGATCCAGACTGGCACGATCCGCGGCGGCGTGGCGGTCAACGTCGTGCCGGATCAATGCGACTTCGATTTCGAGATTCGTTATCTGCCGCAGGATAGTGCCGATACGCACGTCGCCGCCTTGAAAGCCTACGCACTGAAGCAGGTGCTCGCCGAGATGCAGGCGACCTACGATGGCGCCGATATCGCCTTCACGCAGATGTCGGCCTACCCCGGCCTGCGCAACGACGACGATGCGCCTGCGCGACACCTGAAGACATTGTGTTCGCACGCATTGGGTTTGGCGGACCTGGCCGATCACACGGTCGCGTTCGGCACCGAGGGCGGGCTGTACCAGGAGATCGGCGTGCCGACGCTGATTTGCGGCCCCGGCTCGATCGACCAGGCCCACAAGGCCGACGAGTTCATCGCGGTCTCGCAATTGGAAGCCTGTTGCCTGTTTCTGCAACGGCTGGCAAGCGGGCTGGCGCAGGACTGA
- the surE gene encoding 5'/3'-nucleotidase SurE: MPDTSVPSPSSPVVARQSDPANARAPSPAPRLKCVLLTNDDGIDAPGLEVMAEIAAQIAEEVWIVAPETDQSGTSHSVSLHGPLRAIPRGERRFGVTGTPGDCVVMAQALMGDATPDLVLSGVNRGGNLGVETVFSGTVGAAMTATLLGQRAIAMSQTYRQPNPLNWETARQLGADVVRRLLASPVQPGVCLNVNFPAVPPEQAKGIRLTRQGAGLVRSMEVDAKQDPRGVPYYWLRFRRDGADAIPDSETAAVLDGYVSVTPLRFERTDSAALDQLRHAFAEGQTSGFNDNASVPQ, from the coding sequence ATGCCCGATACGTCAGTCCCCTCCCCCTCCTCCCCCGTCGTCGCCAGGCAATCCGACCCGGCAAACGCGCGCGCCCCGTCGCCGGCGCCTCGCCTGAAGTGCGTGCTGCTGACGAACGACGACGGCATCGACGCGCCGGGCCTGGAAGTCATGGCCGAGATCGCCGCGCAAATCGCCGAAGAAGTCTGGATCGTGGCGCCGGAGACGGATCAGAGCGGCACCTCCCATTCGGTCAGTCTGCACGGACCGCTACGCGCCATCCCACGCGGCGAACGGCGCTTCGGCGTGACGGGCACGCCAGGGGATTGCGTCGTCATGGCGCAGGCGCTGATGGGCGATGCCACACCGGACCTGGTGCTATCGGGCGTCAATCGCGGCGGCAATCTGGGCGTGGAGACGGTGTTTTCCGGGACCGTCGGCGCGGCGATGACGGCGACGCTGCTGGGCCAGCGCGCCATCGCCATGAGCCAGACCTATCGGCAACCGAACCCGCTGAATTGGGAAACGGCGCGGCAATTGGGCGCCGATGTCGTCCGTCGACTGCTGGCCTCGCCGGTGCAGCCGGGCGTCTGTCTGAACGTCAATTTTCCTGCCGTGCCGCCGGAACAGGCGAAGGGCATTCGTCTAACGCGCCAGGGCGCCGGCCTGGTGCGCAGCATGGAAGTGGACGCGAAGCAGGATCCGCGCGGCGTGCCGTATTACTGGCTGCGCTTCCGCCGCGACGGCGCGGACGCGATTCCCGATAGCGAGACGGCGGCCGTGCTCGACGGCTATGTCTCGGTCACGCCGCTGCGCTTCGAACGCACCGATAGCGCGGCGCTCGATCAACTGCGCCATGCGTTTGCCGAAGGGCAGACGTCCGGTTTCAACGATAACGCCTCGGTACCGCAATGA
- a CDS encoding 7-cyano-7-deazaguanine synthase, protein MPNTETAPAPRPSAAPTSATRPVRGTDGLVGEGALVLFSGGQDSATCLAWALQRFARVETIGFDYGQRHKIELTCRDAFRAQLLAAGVREDRADAALSDVADGALAQDALGADAPFAAWSGRLGADHMIDLSLLGQISDTAMTREIEIAMRDDGLPNTFVPGRNLLFLTVAATVAYRRGLRVLVGGMCETDYSGYPDCRDDTLKALQVALNLGMDRRMVLQTPLMWLDKAATWGLAEQMGGATLVDLVRDHTHTCYVGDRTHFHPWGYGCGACPACHLRANGYAAYRGESQDPSAPQASAVTEAKK, encoded by the coding sequence ATGCCGAACACCGAGACTGCTCCCGCCCCGCGCCCGTCCGCTGCGCCTACGTCGGCCACGCGCCCCGTCCGCGGCACCGACGGCCTTGTCGGCGAAGGCGCCCTGGTGCTGTTTTCGGGCGGCCAGGACTCGGCCACGTGTCTGGCGTGGGCGTTGCAGCGATTCGCGCGGGTCGAGACGATCGGCTTCGACTATGGTCAACGCCATAAGATCGAGCTGACCTGCCGCGACGCGTTTCGCGCGCAATTGCTCGCGGCGGGGGTGCGGGAAGATCGCGCGGACGCCGCCCTGTCCGATGTCGCGGACGGCGCGCTCGCCCAAGACGCCTTGGGCGCCGACGCGCCGTTCGCCGCGTGGTCCGGCCGCCTGGGCGCCGACCACATGATCGATCTGTCGCTGCTCGGACAGATCAGCGACACCGCGATGACGCGCGAGATCGAGATCGCCATGCGCGACGACGGTTTGCCAAACACCTTCGTCCCGGGGCGCAATCTGCTGTTCCTGACCGTGGCGGCGACCGTCGCTTATCGGCGCGGGCTGCGCGTGCTGGTGGGCGGCATGTGCGAGACCGATTATTCGGGCTATCCGGACTGTCGCGACGACACCTTGAAGGCGCTGCAAGTGGCCTTGAATCTGGGCATGGACCGCCGGATGGTGCTGCAAACGCCGCTGATGTGGCTCGATAAGGCAGCTACATGGGGGCTGGCGGAGCAAATGGGCGGCGCGACCCTGGTCGATCTGGTGCGCGATCATACGCATACCTGCTACGTCGGCGATCGGACGCATTTCCATCCCTGGGGCTATGGCTGCGGCGCATGCCCGGCCTGCCATCTGCGCGCGAATGGGTATGCCGCGTATCGGGGCGAATCGCAGGATCCGTCGGCACCGCAGGCATCGGCCGTAACAGAGGCCAAAAAATGA
- the queE gene encoding 7-carboxy-7-deazaguanine synthase — translation MTYSVKEIFYTLQGEGANAGRPAVFCRFSGCNLWTGREADRADAVCQFCDTDFVGTDGENGGKYRTPAELVAQVLSLWPDDAAHRFIVCTGGEPLLQLDAPLIAALHEAGFTIAIETNGTLPVPEGIDWVCVSPKMGSTLVVTRGDELKVVIPQQNQALDYYATLDFRYFLVQPMDGPSRDINTRLAIDWCKRHPKWWLSMQTHKYLNIA, via the coding sequence ATGACGTATTCGGTCAAAGAGATTTTCTACACCTTGCAGGGCGAGGGCGCGAACGCCGGCCGTCCCGCGGTGTTCTGCCGTTTTTCCGGCTGCAATCTATGGACCGGTCGCGAAGCCGATCGCGCCGATGCGGTCTGCCAGTTTTGCGATACCGATTTCGTCGGCACCGATGGCGAGAACGGTGGCAAGTACCGGACGCCGGCCGAGCTGGTGGCGCAGGTGCTCAGTCTCTGGCCCGACGATGCGGCGCACCGTTTCATCGTCTGCACGGGCGGTGAGCCGCTGCTGCAACTGGACGCGCCGCTGATCGCGGCCTTGCATGAGGCCGGATTCACGATCGCGATCGAAACCAATGGCACGCTGCCGGTGCCGGAGGGGATCGATTGGGTCTGCGTCAGCCCGAAGATGGGATCGACCTTGGTCGTTACGCGCGGCGACGAGCTGAAGGTCGTGATCCCGCAGCAGAATCAAGCGCTCGACTACTACGCCACGCTGGACTTCCGCTATTTCCTTGTCCAACCGATGGATGGTCCGTCGCGCGATATCAATACGCGCCTGGCCATCGATTGGTGCAAGCGACATCCGAAATGGTGGCTGTCGATGCAAACGCACAAATACTTGAATATCGCCTGA
- the queD gene encoding 6-carboxytetrahydropterin synthase QueD, which translates to MIRITRRLEFDAGHRIPDHRSQCRNLHGHRYVLELTLQGDVVEEAGSPECGMVMDFADVKSLANEHLVDRWDHAFLVYQGDEAVMRFLETLPGHKTVVIDRIPTVENLAQWAYETLAPVYDGHYGRALRLIRVRLYETPNCWADAGPSLEG; encoded by the coding sequence GTGATACGAATTACACGCCGTCTGGAATTCGATGCCGGTCATCGCATTCCGGATCATCGCAGCCAGTGCCGCAACTTGCACGGGCACCGTTACGTCCTCGAATTGACGCTCCAAGGAGACGTGGTCGAGGAGGCCGGATCGCCCGAATGCGGGATGGTGATGGACTTTGCCGACGTCAAGTCGCTGGCAAACGAACATCTGGTCGACCGTTGGGACCACGCTTTCCTCGTCTATCAAGGCGACGAAGCGGTCATGCGCTTCCTCGAAACGCTGCCAGGGCATAAAACGGTGGTGATCGACCGGATTCCGACGGTGGAAAATCTGGCGCAGTGGGCGTACGAAACGCTCGCGCCCGTGTACGACGGCCACTACGGTCGCGCGCTGCGTCTGATCCGCGTGCGCCTCTATGAAACGCCAAACTGCTGGGCCGATGCCGGTCCGTCGCTCGAAGGCTAA
- a CDS encoding DUF3005 domain-containing protein, producing MRPAEPNPSRVPGALPEDLTPRGVDVDNDVGSDSTVDTDGKARDARRQAEGAAPGAGGGLDRLNDNEVVSNATLSNAVVTPPSGLAGIDSRPYGARPQVLAEPGSRVVDVGFVEQAGLYETAGDDSDTDPVESDIKHKEHTPANHTRVGHHIRIEPGKGSAGAD from the coding sequence ATGCGCCCCGCCGAGCCCAATCCGTCGCGCGTGCCGGGGGCGCTCCCGGAGGATCTGACGCCGCGCGGCGTCGATGTGGATAACGATGTCGGCAGCGACAGCACCGTCGATACCGATGGCAAGGCCCGCGACGCGCGTCGCCAGGCTGAGGGCGCAGCGCCCGGCGCGGGCGGCGGCCTCGATCGATTGAACGACAACGAAGTGGTTTCGAATGCGACGTTGTCGAACGCGGTGGTGACGCCGCCGTCCGGGCTGGCGGGTATCGATAGCCGGCCATACGGTGCGCGCCCTCAAGTGCTGGCGGAGCCTGGCAGTCGCGTCGTGGATGTGGGGTTTGTCGAGCAGGCGGGCTTATACGAGACCGCCGGCGACGATTCCGATACCGATCCGGTCGAGAGCGATATCAAGCACAAGGAGCACACCCCCGCCAACCATACGCGGGTCGGGCATCACATCCGCATCGAGCCAGGTAAGGGGTCGGCTGGCGCCGACTGA
- the rodA gene encoding rod shape-determining protein RodA, with translation MSPEVRAWFERGWRSLMAFDKPLALFVFLLVCTGLVTLYSASIDVPSRVTDQVRNVLLTFILMWAIAHVPPQTMMRFAVPLYSFGVALLVAVALFGLTRKGARRWLNVGVVIQPSELMKIGMPLMLAWYYQLREGAIRWWDHGVALILLALPVALIAKQPDLGTAMLVFAAGLFVIYFAGLSWKLILPVMLVGVIAIGAVLVNEERICQPGVNWPMMHDYQKHRVCTLLDPTSDPLGRGFHTIQAVIAIGSGGPRGEGWLKGTQAHLEFIPEKHTDFIFAVYSEEFGLLGGILLLTMYTLLIVRSLIVASRGATMFGRLLAGALSLTFFTYAFVNIGMVSGILPVVGVPLPFMSYGGTALVTLGIAVGMVMSVANQRKNIRR, from the coding sequence ATGTCCCCCGAAGTCCGCGCCTGGTTTGAACGCGGTTGGCGTTCCCTGATGGCTTTCGACAAGCCGTTGGCGCTATTCGTCTTCCTGCTCGTCTGCACCGGCCTGGTGACCTTGTACAGCGCCAGCATCGACGTGCCGTCGCGCGTCACCGATCAGGTGCGCAACGTCCTGCTGACCTTCATCCTGATGTGGGCGATCGCACACGTGCCGCCGCAGACGATGATGCGCTTCGCCGTGCCGCTGTATTCGTTCGGCGTCGCCCTGCTGGTCGCCGTCGCCTTGTTCGGCCTGACGCGTAAAGGCGCGCGACGCTGGCTCAATGTCGGCGTGGTGATTCAGCCGTCGGAATTGATGAAAATCGGCATGCCGCTGATGCTGGCCTGGTACTACCAGTTACGTGAAGGCGCAATCCGCTGGTGGGATCATGGCGTCGCCTTGATCTTGCTGGCGTTGCCGGTCGCGCTGATTGCGAAACAGCCGGATCTGGGAACGGCTATGCTGGTGTTCGCCGCCGGCCTTTTCGTTATCTATTTCGCGGGCTTGAGCTGGAAGCTGATTCTGCCGGTGATGCTGGTGGGCGTGATCGCCATCGGCGCCGTGCTGGTCAACGAGGAGCGCATCTGCCAGCCGGGCGTGAACTGGCCGATGATGCACGACTATCAGAAGCACCGCGTCTGCACGCTGCTGGACCCTACCTCCGATCCGCTCGGACGGGGCTTCCATACGATTCAGGCGGTGATTGCCATCGGCTCCGGCGGTCCCCGTGGCGAGGGCTGGCTCAAGGGCACGCAGGCGCACCTGGAGTTCATTCCGGAAAAGCACACCGACTTCATCTTCGCCGTCTATTCCGAAGAATTCGGCTTGCTGGGCGGCATCTTGCTGCTGACGATGTACACGCTGCTGATCGTGCGCAGCTTGATCGTCGCCTCGCGTGGGGCAACGATGTTCGGGCGTCTGCTCGCCGGCGCCTTGTCGCTGACCTTCTTTACCTATGCCTTCGTCAATATCGGCATGGTCAGCGGCATCCTGCCAGTGGTCGGCGTGCCGCTGCCCTTCATGAGTTACGGCGGGACGGCATTGGTCACGCTGGGGATTGCCGTCGGCATGGTGATGAGCGTGGCAAACCAGCGGAAAAATATCCGGCGCTAA
- the mrdA gene encoding penicillin-binding protein 2, with protein MTDFHNAETEARRFRLRIFAAAAFVLICFGLLASRFFYLQVMRYPHYALQARENRISVAPIVPNRGIITDRNGVILARNYSAYTLEITASKLDRPLPEVIDELAAFEPIDARARRRFRKLQEDSKNFESLPILSRLSDDDVARFVAQRYRFPGVEVRARLFRQYPLGPTAAHVIGYIGRISQRDQERIEQRSEENDSDPDHYDSRLDANNYRGTDYIGKIGVEQSYETQLHGTTGFEEVEVTAGGRPVRTLSRTPAKPGDNLVLSLDIGLQQVAEQAFAGRRGALVAIEPKTGDILAFVSAPSFDPNLFVDGIDQQNWDELNNSPDHPLLDRPLRGTYPPGSTYKPFMALAALALHKRTPDWGFQDPGFYMLGGHKFRNDVITGQGWVNLRRALVVSNDTYFFMLAHDLGVNAIANFMRPWGFGQKTGIDIQGEATGVLPSTDWKMKAYKKPAQQRWYDGETVSLGIGQGYNSYTILQIAHAVSTLANNGVLMKPHLVKEIEDPITHQVTLTVPTSSGKIDLPQSDFDIVKSALEGVVTEGTAKDVFKGAPYTAAAKTGTAQVFTVAQDSKYKAHMIPERLRDHALFVAYAPAKNPQIALALIVENGGWGAQTAGPVARKVLDYYMVDRFKPGAEAAAVIAAASATVGGTTPVIGGQEESPAAAALPASLAATSAAFNLNAASDAAALSAASAAGEHGAAQRPNEPPPAPPKPAEQKPEGVAD; from the coding sequence TCGTAACGGCGTGATCCTGGCGCGCAACTATTCCGCCTATACGCTCGAAATCACCGCCTCGAAACTCGACCGCCCGCTGCCCGAGGTCATCGACGAACTCGCCGCATTCGAGCCGATCGATGCGCGTGCGCGGCGACGCTTCCGCAAGCTGCAGGAAGACTCGAAGAATTTCGAGAGCCTGCCGATCCTGTCGCGCCTCAGCGACGACGACGTCGCGCGCTTCGTCGCCCAGCGCTACCGCTTCCCCGGCGTGGAAGTGCGCGCGCGGCTATTCCGGCAATATCCGCTTGGTCCCACGGCGGCACACGTGATCGGTTATATCGGCCGGATCTCGCAACGCGATCAGGAACGGATCGAACAGCGCAGCGAGGAAAACGACAGCGATCCCGATCACTACGATTCGCGTCTGGACGCGAACAACTATCGCGGCACCGACTATATCGGCAAGATCGGCGTCGAACAGAGTTACGAGACGCAGCTGCATGGCACCACCGGCTTCGAGGAAGTCGAGGTGACCGCCGGCGGCCGGCCGGTGCGCACGCTGTCGCGCACGCCGGCCAAGCCGGGCGACAATCTCGTGTTGTCGCTCGATATCGGCTTGCAGCAAGTGGCCGAGCAGGCCTTCGCGGGACGGCGCGGCGCGCTGGTGGCGATCGAGCCGAAGACCGGCGATATCCTGGCCTTCGTGTCCGCGCCCAGTTTCGATCCGAATCTGTTTGTCGACGGCATCGACCAGCAAAACTGGGACGAGCTGAACAACTCGCCGGACCATCCTCTGCTGGATCGCCCCTTGCGCGGGACCTATCCGCCCGGCTCGACATACAAGCCCTTCATGGCGCTGGCGGCGCTCGCGCTGCACAAGCGCACGCCTGACTGGGGCTTCCAGGATCCCGGCTTCTATATGCTGGGCGGCCATAAGTTTCGTAACGACGTGATCACGGGCCAGGGCTGGGTGAATCTGCGCCGCGCGCTGGTGGTGTCGAACGACACCTACTTCTTCATGCTGGCCCATGATCTTGGCGTCAATGCGATCGCCAATTTCATGCGGCCGTGGGGCTTCGGCCAGAAGACCGGCATCGATATCCAGGGCGAGGCCACCGGCGTGCTGCCGTCCACCGACTGGAAGATGAAGGCCTATAAAAAGCCGGCGCAGCAACGCTGGTATGACGGCGAGACGGTGAGTCTGGGCATCGGCCAGGGCTATAACTCGTACACGATCCTGCAGATCGCGCATGCCGTCTCGACGCTGGCGAACAACGGCGTGCTGATGAAGCCACACCTGGTCAAGGAGATCGAAGATCCGATCACGCACCAGGTGACGCTGACGGTCCCGACATCGAGCGGCAAGATCGATCTGCCGCAATCGGACTTCGACATCGTCAAGAGCGCGCTGGAAGGCGTCGTAACAGAGGGCACCGCCAAAGACGTGTTCAAGGGCGCGCCCTACACCGCGGCGGCAAAGACCGGCACGGCGCAGGTGTTCACCGTGGCGCAGGATTCGAAGTACAAGGCGCATATGATCCCGGAACGGCTGCGCGACCACGCGCTGTTCGTCGCCTATGCGCCAGCCAAAAATCCGCAGATCGCCCTTGCGCTGATCGTCGAGAACGGCGGCTGGGGCGCGCAAACCGCCGGGCCGGTTGCCCGCAAGGTGCTGGACTACTATATGGTTGATCGCTTCAAGCCGGGCGCCGAAGCGGCCGCGGTGATCGCGGCGGCTTCCGCGACGGTCGGCGGGACCACGCCAGTGATCGGCGGCCAGGAAGAATCGCCGGCCGCGGCCGCCTTGCCGGCATCGCTGGCGGCGACGTCGGCGGCGTTCAACCTTAACGCGGCATCGGATGCCGCGGCGCTGTCCGCCGCGTCCGCAGCCGGCGAACATGGCGCCGCCCAGCGACCGAACGAACCGCCGCCGGCGCCGCCGAAGCCGGCGGAACAGAAACCCGAAGGCGTTGCCGACTGA